The stretch of DNA aggcgtgaaccactacgCCTAGCCAAAGTTGTATAAAACTAAATGAAAGGATGTTGAGTCTGTGACAGCTGCCCCTCACAGCTCTCCCACAAGGACCCCCACATCAGCTCATTCATCTTCCCTGCCCCTGGACGGCAGGACGCTAGGGCACCCCCACCCCCTACCGCCAGCCCTCGCTTATGCTATAATTCATTCTGCAGGTGGCCCTTTTAGAGCTGCCTTATTTTACTTGACTAAATTTGCACTCACTAAGAATCTTTATAACATGTACTGTTATGGTCCCTGTGGTGTTGAAGGAACATGCAGGGACATAATACTGCTCCAGCACACCCACTGAAggatttaaatgttaaatgaagaggTAACTGATAAGCTGGATGCTTCATAGCTCTCAGAAATTTTGGGTGGACTGCTATATAGGTATTTAAGAGTGTTTTACTTTGGTTTACTTATATAAAGTACTAAATATAAACTCCTATTATATGAAAATCCTCTCTCCCAACGTTTTCAGGAATGTAGTAGAGTCAGATAACCAGGTTGACTTCTGTCTCCAGAGTTCTCACAGACTTACAACAACAGATGCTCTGAGAAAAGGTAACTAAGAAAAgagcttggccgggcgcagtggctcacgcctataatcccagcagtttgggaagccaaagtgggtggaacacaaggtcaggagtttgagaccagcctggccaacatagtgaaaccccatctctaccaagaatacaaaattagtcgggcatggtggtgtgcgcgtgtagtcccagctgctcaggaggctgaggcaggaaaatagcttgaacccaagaggcggaggttgcagtgagccgagatcgcaacactgcactccagcctgggcgacagagcaggactctgtctcaaaaagtaaaaaaaagacatCAGAGAAAACTTAAAAGACGGTGGAAATCAATCCAGGCAATCCCAACCAGTAAAACTTCCAGAAAAGGAGAACAGAGaagatggaaagaagaaataaagagaatcaCAGACTATTCCAGAACTGgagaaatggaagaggaaaaagaacatgTGAGTAAGGCAGGTAAAAAACTTTTCCACCTAAATACATCCTCACTGAATTTCTAATCAAGGGAAAAGAGGATCCTAAAAACTCCCAGGAAAAAAAGCAACGGGTACCTTCAAATCACTGGGAACAGGTTCCCATCAGACCCTCTTCATAGGAAACCTGGTCTTCTGACAGTGGACTCCGGGGGAATCACAACCGAGAACCCCATGCCAAAACTCGCGCGAGCATGAGGATGGCACAGACACCTGCAGACATACGGCCCTCAGGAGGCGACCCCACACTGGGGTCTGCAGAAGCAGCCCCAGGAGGTACTAGCAGGATGGATGGGGGGCCGGAACAAGGGAGACCTGGGCCTCCATCTCAGAGAGGAGGGAAGCTCAGGAGGCAGCAGTCCCCAGCGGAGCCGACCAGGAGAAGGTGTCCTGGGAGATGTGGAGTGGCAGGATGAAGAGaatgcatactttaaaaaaaaaaaaaattcttcttcagTTCTGAAAGCTGAGGGAATGCATACGTTTAAGAATATTGGGAAACGTTAGTTTTtggaaaacaaaggggaaagaaGAACCTAAAAGCTCCTCAAAAAGTAAGAAGTAACACAAATGTCTTCAAGCCCCaacattaaacaataaaaaatgggaGAATGGAAAGCAAGAACAAGCCACATTTGACCCTGACATTGAGAACACATCTGCAGCTGGCACAGGCGACGTGGCACTGGGCCCACGGCCACAACACACATGCTGCAGCTGGCACAGGCGACGTGGCACTGGGCCCAGGGCCACGGCCACAAGCTGGCTAAGCAGGAAAGAACACTGGCGCTGTTTTCATCAAGTAAATGCTTTTGTTTGCCAACTTTTACAATCAACCTACAGACGGACTGGGGGTCTCATTTCCTTTCCGTCCTGTCACCACGGAGACCGACAAAACGGGGAAGCCAGCGGGCTAGGGGGTGGGATACGCAAGCGGGGGCCCATCCAGCCCAGGCTTCGTGTTGAGAAGTCTGGCTTAAGTATGTTAtttaaagaatgagaaataaCACACAGCACTACGcaaacctgggaggaggaggagaaggggaggagagggagggaccGGCATGAAGGAGCGAGATCGCCCTTCATAGTGTCAACAGAGAGGCCTATTCAAATACACTGTTGAGATAAATAGTTCATCACTTAAATAAATCTTAGTCTGTAACAGAGGCAACAAAGCTTAAATGGGTTAAAGTGCTTTTCTCCAGAGACACAGGTGACATGCGTCAAGCTAGTGGTCACCCTtgggggctggaggaggctggagagtGACAAGGGGCGTCCTGGCAATGCTGCTTCCTCAACTGGATGTGATTAGATAGGAGCGTTCACTTTGCAAAAATGCACTGAGCTGACCTTACATAACTTGTGcactttttattcatctttttaacttttctttttgtagagagcACCCTTTTGCCCGCTGCACCTTCTTAGCGTATGTTTTCTCCGTAACATTTTTCTAAAGAGGTACCAGTACCTCTGGGCAGTTGGAATTGGGTTGGGGTGAGAGGTCAGGGCCTCTGCTAAGCCTCCTGTGCTCTCTGGCCCTGACAGAATGTATGCACCGTCCTCCCACCATAGGGCCCGGGGCCTTAAAGCGCAGCACGGTTCCTGAAGATGCCTGCCAACAAGAGCGACCTGAAGCAGCTCCCCACAAAAAGAACAGACACAATACCAGTATCTGATTGTCTGTGTTTTTTTGAAACTtcaattccattctcttctaaCTTCCTCTTTGCACAGTCCTGGCACGCATTAcctgaaagagaaaaatttattaaGAAGCTTGTTTATTTAGAATCCACTCGCTAAGACACAGTTTATAAATGTGACCTTACTGAAGCACTGGCCAAACAGACCCTGCCATCCACTACAGACGACATCAACCACGCTACGGCTTCTCTCCAAAGCAAGCCATGCTTCCAGGAGTCGCATTTCAGTAAGAAAGCAACTGTAATAGAGATGTCCTTTCGCATGGGAACAGGTGGAAATGGGAAGCTGACTGCGGCGGTTTTATACTTCCTGCACCACTAACATGGATATGACGTGAGCAGCTCCCACATCGATGcgcgtttcctcatctgtgaacgCACTGGGCCAAACAGCCAGGGGAAACAGGGCTGCACACAGAGGCCTCTGCGCCACTCACCAGAGTCCCTTTTACCCAAATGATTCAGCAAGGGGAGGCACCTGGGGCCCAGTTCACACACAGGAGGACGCCCATGGCCACCGAGTCTTGTTAAATTTATAAACAGGCAGAATTGATCCCAGCAAGAAGAGcgttcacatttcaaaacaagtATTAAATAGAAAGCTTCTGTGTGCAAGCTCAGACCCGTGCAATGAAGATTTCAGAAGAGCTGGGTCATTCTAAGGCACTGCATCTGGCGCTACATGGTATCACACAAATACAGCCTGTTCCAAATCCCGTCACTCTTGATTCTAGGGCAAGAAATTATTCTCAGGTGCCAGCTGGCCCACGTGTGACTCGGCTGTGCTTCCTCATCAAAGGGATGGCTTTTAGTCTCTCGGTGTGGCAGGGACCATGCTAAGGCATGGCTATTTATCATCTTCAGTGGGGCTGTTTTAATACAAGCTAATTATTTAAGGTGACAAACAAATGTTTATGATTTTACAGTTAGTgacagaagacaatggaatgtgTAGGCAAAAAACAGGCTGGCGAGAAGAAAGATCTGCTTTACCCAATAATGTGGTGCTGTCCACTCGATCAGCatctgaaggagaaagaaaagcagtcAGTGGAGCCGAGATACCAAGAGCTCATCCTCCTCAGGCCACCCTGAGGCAGTGACTAGGAACGGCAGTGACTGGGAACAGGCTTCTGGGCAGCTCAGCCCGCGCGGGCTGTGGACTCCTGAGCTGCTGGCTGCCctcacctctacctcccaggcttgGCGCGAGGACTCGCTGAAGGAGCCAGCTGGCAAAGGGAGcatggtgtggtgtggtgtgtccGCGGTCGCTAGCATGACTGTCATTGTCACGGGCCTCCTCTCCCATCAGGAGTGGCATTCCATGAATTCGAGTACAAATGTCCTTCATGACACAGTCACAGATTAAAACTCCCAATGACCTTGCAGACTTCTGGCAGCCTGTCGAATCCACTTGCCTGCCCCAACCTGGAAAGGGAGCCTCAGTGGGACAGAAGGCTGCTCAGCCCCACTCTAGGAGCCTGAGCACATGCAGGATTACCCTGGGTCCTGTTCTTCCAGGGAGCGTGCGGGCGGAATGAGAAGCGGCGGACAGGGGCAGAGATGAGGAAAGCCCGCTGCCTCTCTGCAGAGCCATGCACGTGGGCCGGTGCCAGGATGCACCAAATGGTGTATTTTGCTCTGCAGTCAGGCCAGGATCCCAATCCCAGCTTCAAAATGTCTGGGCACGTTATGTGCCTGTGCCAGCTCAGCTCGTCTCATCTATGAAATCATCTACTTACTAGCACTGCATGCTGCCACCGAGAAACCAAGTGAGGTCAGAATATGGAACTCCCAGTGGAGGGTGACACACAGCAAGCAGGGGCTCTTTTCTTCCGCCCTTAATAAGAAGCTGTTGCcctaattatacttttatttatggAAATGGAACTTAACATTGGTCCATTTTGCTAATTATTAGCAATTCTGAAAAGAAATGATAgtggttaaaaaaacaacaaaaaccttagCGAGTGGATTATCTGCGCATTCTCTAGTCTCCAAGTTCACAGCTGGTCACATATACCTGCCTCTGTGGCTAACCTCGTTCCAGTGTGTGGTGAGTGTGCCTGGGTTTCCTGTTAGAATTAAACGAGCCAGCACAGGCCTTTCCAAGCTTGCCATCATCAATGTTTTATGATGCCAAACTCGCAGCTATTAATTCCCTTATGTCAAGATGCCCAAGTTTAAGAATTTCTCACTTATCCTGGTCATTCCTGATAGATGAGCAATTTCTCAAAAGGGCCAAGGAGCACTACTTAAAAGAGGTGTTGCATTCAGAACAGGGAAAATACATTAcgtgaaaaaagaagtaaagtgtTCATGAAATCATTTTGTGCTCGTGAAGTTGTAACTTTTCAACTGCAGCGACAGGACACAAATATGAGATGTCTGCGTCTTTCAAGTGTTAAGTATCACAACTGATAAAGCTAGCCTggtagttttctttcttggttaAGGAAACCTGAAACAGGAATAAATGTGTCCAGCTATACATGTGTGCACAGCTGTAAACTTcaaagttactttattttttatttttagagacagggtcttgctccgacgtccaggctggaatacagtggcgtgatcacggctcactgcagtctctaactcctgggctcaagtgatcccccacctgagcctccagagtagctggaatcacagatgTCCAGGACCAaacccagttttgttttttttttttttttttttttttgagacagagtctccctctgttgtccaggctggagtgcagtggcatgatctcggctcactgtaagctctgcctcccaggttcatgccattctcctgcctcagcctcccaagtagctgggactacaggtgcccgccaccacgcccagctgattttttgtatttttagtagagacggggtttcactgtgttagccaggatggtctcgctctcctgacctcgtgatccacccacctcagcctcccaaagtgctgggattacaggcacgagccaccgcgcccggcccaaacccagctcatttttaaaaacatttttgtagagaccaggtctccctatgttgcccaggctggtcttaaactcttgggctcaagcaatcctcctgccatggcctcccaaaaaaCTAGGAGGACAgccgtgagccacagcacccagcctaaagTTACTTTAAAGTTCTAGTTACAGACTGTCACTAGGACACCAATTACTCCAATCTTCTAATTTTCAATTACAGaggcagttttaaaaaataataactgaaagattggtgaattttatgggtatgtgaattacatcaaAATAGAGTGAGAGAAACAACTGGAAGAGCCCTATGAGTTTTGTACTTGAAAAGTGaagacaggccgggcacagtggctctcgcctgtaatcccagcacttcaggaggccaaggcaggtggatcacctgaggttgggagttcgagactagcctgaccaacatggtgaaaccctgtctctactaaaaatacaaaattagccaggcgtggtgacacatgcctgtaatcccagctactcgggaggctgaggcaggagaatcccttgaacctgggaggcagaggttgtggtaaaccaagatggtgccattgcactccagcctgggcaacaagagcgaaactccgtctcaacaacaacaaaaaaaaaagaaagaaagaaagacagacagacagacagacagaaagaaagaaagaaagaaagaaagagaaagaaagaaagaaaaagaggaagtgaagCCAGCCCCCATACCTGGGCTTTGCTGTTTGCAGATCTGAGTGGCAAGGTCTTGCACATATCCTGGAAAATGGTCAAAACAGCCCCCGTAGGATACAACTTTGATTCCGTGCAGAAGCATATCTGCCTGATGCTTAAAGAAATGGTCTTCATTCTCCTTCAGCACAAGCATGTAGTGCTCCAAATCCACTTTATTCGGCACGGAGTAAAGAAACAGGGCCTGGAATATCTGATCACGAAGGGTCTCTCCACAGCCCACAAACAGAAATGACTTGGTGCGGTATAAGTTCTGGAGGACTTCCTAGAAAAGGCCAATGAAGAAATTGAGTGCTCATTTGAAAGACAGCAAGAGCTTACGACTAACCAAGTCACATGCGTGTGCTTTTATATCACTGCTCCCTGACAGGCATTCCCAGGGCCACACTGAGGAACACAATTAGAAGGACAGTATCCTCTCCCGACATGGCACTCAGGTCACCCCACAGAAGCAACCTGTGGCGGCAAAGACCAGAGCTGGGCTGCGCCTGCCTGTCCCCACCTAAGCCGGGGTAACTGGTCtttggccgaggtgggtggcagTGCACACGCCCCTTACAGCAAGGCCAGCCCATCGCCCACCCCACACACTCACCAGCGCAGTCACCCAACTCAAATCTTCTCAAATTGggtacaattttaaattattaaaacataaaatgaggACGGTAAATGTTTTCAGTTCAGAATTATGCACATAAAACACCCTGAAATTAATGTTGACCTCAGTGGGTCACATGTGGGAATTCTTGCAGGGGTGGTTTTGCAAATGAGGGCAGGAGAGTTGAGGAGGGGATCAGTGACCATGACTGACGGGGTCGGGTGGGCACAGGGAAAGCAGATTGCATGGGGTCActcaggcaggcaggagggaatCACCAATTCAGCTAACCAAGTATCTCAGAGAGGCTCAATCTCAGCACAGGTATTTCTTATAACCAGGCAGTATTAATGATGCAACTGAAAAGCATCTGCCCGGTCATCCTGCTGACACCTGTTGCGGCATGACACGGGCCCAGGGATGAGCACTGAGGAACAGGGCGCCTAGCTGTGTGCTCGTGGGTGAATCCGCAGACACTGAGTTTCTCAGCGCTTAACAGAAGCACAGCTTTTGCACACTTCATTCTAGGGCATCAAGAAGACCTCACAGCCGGGAGCAggggtgcacacctgcagtcccagctactcaggagactaaggcaggagactaAGACCAAGGAGAActccttgggcccaggagttcaaggaagcagtgagctttgatcatgccaccgcacttcagcctgggccacagagcaagaccctgtctatttaagaagaagaaaaataaaaacctcacagagaataaagttttatttacttgtatttatttattttagaaatgaggtatcgctgtgttgcccaggctggagtgcagtggtgcgatcccagctcactgtagcctctccctcctggactcaagtgatcctcctgccttggcctgccacagcactgggattacaggcatgagccactataccagTCCAAGAATGAAGCTTTACAACTACAGGAAGGAGAgcagagaatttcagaccagaAGATGCCTGGAAGAACAAGGACAACATTCTAGACTGCACGGGGCCCTGTATGTCATGCTGAGGAGTTTCACTGTATACCTGGGCAGGTGAGAACCACCAAACGGCTGGGGCTCCTGGAGAGGGTAAGGGCAGATCTATGCTTTTAAAGGAATCATGAATTCCTTCCTCCAGCAAATGTTCGCCAACCATCTACTCAACATGGAGGCACCATGCAGGACCCCAGAGGTACAGACGAGGACAAGAGACGTGGCCCCTCCCTCAGCAACTGTGTGCAGGGCCGACCTGAAGGGCACGGACACCTGGAGCCTGGGAAGCCACTGGACTGCAGCCAATGGCCAGTGGCCACCAGCAATCCCTGAGAGGACGCACCGATGCTAATTAGGATGGGCCGTACCATGACTTCTGCGTCTTGAGTGACATCTTTATACCCCGATGGGTCCAGCACCATCCCGCAGGGGTCCGTGTAGAGGCCGTGAATGTGGAGGACGCCGTACTTGATGTGCCCTCTTGCCCACTCAAGGACCTACCAAACATCaagccaagaaaaagaaacacatccTCAAACTGTTtcaaacagagagaagaaaatactgaaaatggaCTCATAGTTTTTAAATCTGTCttggaaagaatgagagagatgcTTCACTTTACAATTACACCTTCAAAACCTAAGAGAAACTTGGCTGTGAGGCCTAGTTATTCCCGTCCTACGACGGTACAATCCCACCTGTAAAACCTGAGAGGATCGGCTGTTAGTGCCAGTCATGCTGGTCCCATGACAGCAAAAGAGCTTctgggtggctcatacctataatcccagctactcaggccaAGGCCaagacttgagctcaggagttcgagaccagcctgggcaacaaagtgagaccccgtctcagggggaaaaaaaaaaaaggacttattTAAAGACAGACAATTATATAGAAAATGTCTTTAACAGTTGAGATTACAGCAAACTGTTATGAGTGATTACTTTAGGTGGGTTATGGGGACTTTCACTTCTAagttatatgttatattttaattactgCTATTTCTGTATTACTTCTACAcacccagaaaaaaaatatatatatgtatgtggagAAAAGTATTTATCAAATGGCTAAGTGCATTCCTTTCAGTTCAGGATACAGAACACAGGACCTTATAAAGATGCCCAGCGGGTCACTGTCAAGTCATCTTCACCCCAGAGCCCGCGCAGCAGCAAGTGGAATGGACACAAACACCAACAGCCCTGCTGCCATCATTGGGTGGTGAGCCAGCTGGCAGTTCTGTTTATGCAACTGGCTGTTTGTTTCCAACAGCAAGCCCCAGCAGTGGGGACAGTGTGGCTCAGACGCAAAGAGCAGGTGTCTACCCCAAGGCACTGCCAGCAGGAGTGGGTGCCTTGACCCTGCCCGCTCCCCTCAGGTGGCCCTGCCCCTGCGTACACTGCCCCGTGCCCCATAATTCAGTTTCTTTGTACacagagcagggccagggcctTCCCTCACAAGGCAGCCCAGACAACACAGGCAGCAGTGTTAATTATGAATAACATAAGCAGACACACAAAGGTCGCAAGTGTGTCACAAAAGAAATATCAAGAATCACATGAAACTAGGCTCGACCTTTAGTAACACAAGAAATCAATGTTGAAAATTTCCAGCTATCAAATGGACAAAGtgtatttcactttgttttttaataacacCATGTGTTGGCAAGATACAGGAAATGGACACTCCCACACACAGCCACTACCGGGAGAGTAACTGCTGCTCTGcctggaaaacaatttggtaatTGACATCATCAGTCTTTAACATATTCATACCTTTTAACCGTAAAACTCTTCTAGGAATTGATCTTGAAAACAGGACATTAAAGTATGAGGACCCTGTAGTGTTATTTATAACTGTAAATACATGCTAACTGATACAGTTTGGacatttgtccccacccaaatctcatgttgaattgtgatccccagtgCTGGCGGTGGGGCCTGGCGGGACATGCTTGGATCAGGGGACAGGATCATCCCTCATGGCTTAGTGCCATCTTCGTGATAGTGACTTCTTGAgaaatctggtcatttaaaagcatgtggcacctcccccctgCCACTCTCTCtgttgccatgtgacatgcctgctcctaCTGTGCCTTCCGCCACTACTGGAaacttcctgaggtctccccggAAGCAGGTGCTGCTATGCTTCCTAGACAGctgtggaaccgtgagccaattatagctcttttctttatatattacccagtctcaggtattttttttttttattttgttttgtgagacagggtctcactctcttgcccaggctgcagtgcagtgatctcagctcactggaacctctgcctcccagttcaagctattctcctgcctcagcctcccaagttgccaGTGTGCCACCTtccattattacttttttttttttttttaagagaaagggtctcactctgtcacccaggctggaataagtggcatgatcatagctcatttcagtctggaactcctgggctcaagcaatcctcccacctcggcctccccagtagctgggactgcaggcaggcgccaccacgcctggctactttatTATTAATTCACTGCTATAAAGTGAAAGCGGCTCCCAACCCAGAGCTCCCCACACCTGCAGGCTGCCCGCACCCCCAGCCCATACCTTGGTCTTGTCCTTCAAGTCCAGAGACTCCATGGGCTTGTTCTGCTGCTGGCCGAAGATCTCCAGCAGGTTGTCGTAGTTGGTGGTCAGGACCATGGTGCCCCTGTCCATCAGGCTGAGGATCGACTGCAGCACCAGAGGGCTCTGGATGTGCTGCTCCAGGTTGTCAAACACCTCCATCAGGCAGTCCTGGAAGAAGCTGGGCT from Nomascus leucogenys isolate Asia chromosome 7b, Asia_NLE_v1, whole genome shotgun sequence encodes:
- the FAM118A gene encoding protein FAM118A isoform X1, with protein sequence MDSVEKTTNRSEQKSSRKFLKSLIRKQPQELLLVIGTGVSAAVAPGIPALCSWRSCIEAVIEAAEQLEVLHPGDVAEFRRKVTKDRDLLVVAHDLIRKMSPRTGDTKPSFFQDCLMEVFDNLEQHIQSPLVLQSILSLMDRGTMVLTTNYDNLLEIFGQQQNKPMESLDLKDKTKVLEWARGHIKYGVLHIHGLYTDPCGMVLDPSGYKDVTQDAEVMEVLQNLYRTKSFLFVGCGETLRDQIFQALFLYSVPNKVDLEHYMLVLKENEDHFFKHQADMLLHGIKVVSYGGCFDHFPGYVQDLATQICKQQSPDADRVDSTTLLGNACQDCAKRKLEENGIEVSKKHRQSDTDDAGGS
- the FAM118A gene encoding protein FAM118A isoform X2, translated to MDSVEKTTNRSEQKSRKFLKSLIRKQPQELLLVIGTGVSAAVAPGIPALCSWRSCIEAVIEAAEQLEVLHPGDVAEFRRKVTKDRDLLVVAHDLIRKMSPRTGDTKPSFFQDCLMEVFDNLEQHIQSPLVLQSILSLMDRGTMVLTTNYDNLLEIFGQQQNKPMESLDLKDKTKVLEWARGHIKYGVLHIHGLYTDPCGMVLDPSGYKDVTQDAEVMEVLQNLYRTKSFLFVGCGETLRDQIFQALFLYSVPNKVDLEHYMLVLKENEDHFFKHQADMLLHGIKVVSYGGCFDHFPGYVQDLATQICKQQSPDADRVDSTTLLGNACQDCAKRKLEENGIEVSKKHRQSDTDDAGGS
- the FAM118A gene encoding protein FAM118A isoform X3, producing MDSVEKTTNRSEQKSSRKFLKSLIRKQPQELLLVIGTGVSAAVAPGIPALCSWRSCIEAVIEAAEQLEVLHPGDVAEFRRKVTKDRDLLVVAHDLIRKMSPRTGDTKPSFFQDCLMEVFDNLEQHIQSPLVLQSILSLMDRGTMVLTTNYDNLLEIFGQQQNKPMESLDLKDKTKVLEWARGHIKYGVLHIHGLYTDPCGMVLDPSGYKDVTQDAEVMEVLQNLYRTKSFLFVGCGETLRDQIFQALFLYSVPNKVDLEHYMLVLKENEDHFFKHQADMLLHGIKVVSYGGCFDHFPGYVQDLATQICKQQSPGNACQDCAKRKLEENGIEVSKKHRQSDTDDAGGS